A region of Candidatus Neomarinimicrobiota bacterium DNA encodes the following proteins:
- a CDS encoding glycoside hydrolase family 31 protein, with amino-acid sequence MKKFHLSNFLLLIFLIVLTPLMANNTWSDDEFHVSLIEKNLKIYTKSGLLIVIKSFSFNFADPVEVTLDSLSDSTFQIQCTYPIYSDFRLMESNDEPPVATILTNRIKGGLHFYSNPDWATTITIKLVDFGEHYYGLIEILYPDNRKFADLRGTVVDIEAGGNRNKYYENYASVWSAFFMSSKGYGSFFDSFAKGKYFMGIEGETKIFHETGKLDWYVFYGPEGYKIHNSYYNIIGKPKYVPIWACGPVVWRDENKGGANEILRDVDKFTDMKIPITAWWVDRPYSNGANGWSKMDFNDKFADPGNWIAKLRNKYNIRLMTWVATTTFGDTSFPGLFPNFFGYFDLSNPAAVTEYKRRLYDNQYKYGVSGHKMDRGEQYFPVSEPWFDRTHEQERRNKYLYLYSKVQHEIAQEYLGKDHFIFARAAFHRVQPYLSAVWGGDVRSNWDGLASNLANAVRCSYMGFPVWGSDVGGYLGEGRIPEELYVRWLQFGAWSGLFEIKIDGAGGRGEDRPPWKYSKRLQDIFRSLCNMRLELIPYIYSQVNTSYDNGVMMKPLNYVFSDDSTCTNIWDEYMFGNVFLVAPVLNKDGYRKVYLPEGKWYSYDLSKEYDGNTRYSFIVPLNEIPVFIRENSIFPRGNIYLGNSIRWSKEGKYLEIVAVPSKKGKSSFVYVDYFDNDNQKKLSMESYIDKIQISLPNLSVSLSLIVRVWKKPDKVLVNNNEVEFSYDKNSKTVKVAITVSGSSEVLIFL; translated from the coding sequence ATGAAAAAATTCCATTTAAGTAATTTTCTCTTATTAATTTTTCTTATTGTATTAACACCATTAATGGCAAATAATACCTGGAGTGATGATGAATTCCATGTAAGTCTGATAGAAAAAAATTTGAAAATCTATACTAAAAGTGGATTGCTTATAGTGATCAAATCTTTTAGTTTTAATTTCGCTGATCCAGTTGAAGTTACACTAGACAGTTTATCAGATAGTACATTTCAGATCCAATGTACTTATCCCATTTACTCCGACTTCAGGTTAATGGAAAGCAATGATGAACCACCTGTCGCTACAATACTGACAAATAGGATTAAAGGAGGTTTACATTTTTATTCAAATCCAGATTGGGCAACTACAATAACAATCAAATTAGTGGATTTTGGTGAACATTACTATGGTTTGATAGAGATTCTGTATCCTGATAATAGGAAATTTGCTGATTTGCGAGGAACAGTTGTTGATATCGAAGCAGGTGGCAACAGAAATAAATATTATGAAAATTATGCTTCAGTCTGGTCAGCATTTTTTATGAGCAGTAAGGGTTATGGTTCATTTTTTGATAGCTTTGCAAAAGGTAAATATTTCATGGGAATCGAGGGAGAGACAAAGATATTCCATGAGACTGGTAAACTTGATTGGTATGTCTTCTATGGTCCAGAAGGATATAAAATACATAATTCTTATTATAATATCATTGGCAAACCAAAGTATGTGCCGATTTGGGCTTGTGGACCAGTTGTATGGAGGGATGAAAATAAAGGTGGGGCAAATGAAATACTTAGAGATGTTGATAAGTTTACTGATATGAAAATTCCTATAACTGCATGGTGGGTGGATAGACCATACAGTAATGGTGCTAATGGGTGGTCGAAGATGGATTTTAATGATAAATTTGCCGATCCGGGGAATTGGATAGCTAAGCTAAGGAATAAATATAACATAAGATTAATGACATGGGTGGCGACTACAACATTTGGTGATACCTCATTCCCTGGACTATTCCCGAATTTCTTTGGTTATTTCGACTTATCAAATCCAGCTGCTGTGACTGAATATAAGAGGAGGTTATATGATAATCAGTACAAATATGGTGTATCTGGACATAAAATGGATAGAGGCGAGCAGTATTTCCCTGTGAGTGAACCATGGTTTGATAGAACACATGAGCAGGAAAGAAGAAATAAATATTTGTATTTATATTCAAAAGTCCAGCATGAGATTGCACAGGAATATCTGGGTAAAGATCATTTTATTTTTGCCAGAGCTGCTTTTCATCGTGTACAGCCATATTTGAGCGCTGTCTGGGGAGGTGATGTCAGAAGTAACTGGGATGGACTGGCTTCCAATCTTGCAAACGCTGTAAGATGCAGTTATATGGGGTTTCCTGTTTGGGGTAGCGATGTTGGGGGTTATCTTGGTGAGGGTAGAATTCCTGAAGAATTATATGTAAGGTGGTTACAGTTTGGAGCTTGGAGTGGACTTTTTGAAATAAAGATCGATGGTGCTGGAGGTAGAGGCGAGGATAGACCGCCATGGAAATATTCAAAGAGATTGCAGGATATATTCAGATCTCTGTGTAATATGAGATTGGAGTTAATTCCATATATTTATTCACAGGTGAATACTTCTTATGATAATGGTGTAATGATGAAACCGTTAAATTATGTTTTCTCTGATGACTCTACTTGCACAAATATCTGGGATGAATATATGTTCGGAAACGTATTTCTGGTCGCCCCTGTTTTAAATAAGGATGGATACAGAAAAGTTTATTTACCGGAAGGTAAATGGTATAGCTATGATTTAAGTAAAGAATATGATGGGAATACCAGATACAGCTTTATCGTTCCACTTAACGAGATTCCTGTTTTCATTAGAGAGAATTCAATTTTTCCAAGAGGGAATATTTACCTCGGGAATTCAATTAGATGGTCAAAAGAGGGTAAATATCTGGAAATAGTTGCTGTTCCTTCTAAAAAAGGTAAAAGTTCTTTTGTATATGTTGATTATTTTGATAACGATAACCAAAAAAAGTTATCGATGGAAAGTTATATAGATAAAATTCAAATTTCGCTACCAAATTTATCTGTTAGTCTGTCATTAATTGTGAGAGTATGGAAAAAACCAGATAAAGTTCTCGTGAACAATAATGAAGTCGAATTCAGCTACGATAAAAATAGTAAGACAGTAAAAGTAGCAATAACTGTAAGTGGTTCTTCCGAAGTATTGATATTTTTATAA
- a CDS encoding T9SS type A sorting domain-containing protein, giving the protein MSEKFNLKVMMVLGITMIFIFSGLDAQTINVTMILNTSTNLDTLSENHVAWILGECTGPTNPQISWSPGEGIQMENIGGDYWIATFQMNPDDTLKYKFWTGFDNSTGTFFWNGWEGPLTPVDPVDGGGNRIFISGDQDTVLKVQFYNGTEQTRDQFWRPYIEKEDTVAVYFRVNVAALIETEEFDPENDRVVVRGGAPIDTNGGDWDTDIELFREEGSILNGSFYSGVAYIPVSDITPGSTTQSYKFVVLKSGSGEIWESISDRWFTFSSLNDTTIHWVYFNDTPPSGGNLVEATVTWKLNIKALEMLGFFDRSIDSIVIDGARGWNIDNAIRMTYNPILRYFVGQSDFKKAPGAELEYKYVILWDSSRIDPESENYIPGLDLLQYWEEPAVTGTGNRYYTYTSDVDQSVPGDYDFEYNFFNGLPPEGVIKEPIDITFNVDMTPATSEETNPANPLFRPGTDTVWVTFTGCLMPLTQGLSIYGSRIQLNDTDGDLIYSGTMHLEPPTTFEVSFHIQYSSESGVIENGGGFTLGRAYCQYIRPVAVAEDTVVWPDTYSFPVIQWKDSDLPVEEAPDLWTPFSIDSDDNAVAEAFTLNSIYPNPFNPSANIAFELRKEDRVNIIVYDITGRVVRKLIDNRFSPGSYALRWNGRNDSGVLLPSGIYFVKISTTGKSIVKKVTLIR; this is encoded by the coding sequence ATGAGTGAAAAGTTTAACTTAAAGGTGATGATGGTTCTGGGCATTACTATGATCTTTATTTTTTCAGGGCTCGATGCCCAGACCATTAATGTAACAATGATTTTAAATACTTCAACGAACCTTGACACTTTGTCGGAAAATCACGTAGCATGGATTTTGGGAGAATGTACTGGACCTACGAATCCACAAATTTCATGGAGTCCTGGTGAAGGTATTCAAATGGAAAATATTGGTGGGGATTATTGGATAGCTACTTTCCAGATGAATCCCGACGATACTCTTAAGTATAAATTCTGGACAGGTTTTGATAATTCAACAGGTACGTTTTTCTGGAATGGTTGGGAAGGTCCTCTAACACCCGTTGACCCGGTTGATGGTGGTGGAAACAGGATTTTTATCTCTGGAGACCAAGATACCGTTTTAAAAGTGCAGTTTTATAATGGTACCGAGCAAACACGGGATCAATTCTGGAGGCCATATATAGAAAAAGAAGATACTGTAGCTGTTTATTTCAGAGTCAATGTAGCAGCACTTATAGAAACTGAAGAATTTGATCCTGAAAATGACAGAGTGGTAGTTCGGGGAGGTGCTCCTATAGACACAAATGGTGGAGATTGGGATACGGATATTGAACTATTCCGTGAGGAAGGCAGCATTTTAAATGGATCGTTCTATTCTGGAGTTGCCTACATACCTGTAAGTGACATTACTCCTGGGTCAACAACACAGAGTTATAAATTTGTCGTCCTGAAATCTGGTAGTGGTGAGATATGGGAAAGTATATCCGATAGGTGGTTTACTTTTAGCAGTTTAAATGACACCACGATACATTGGGTCTATTTTAATGATACTCCACCCTCAGGTGGAAATCTGGTAGAGGCAACTGTTACCTGGAAGTTAAATATAAAAGCTCTGGAGATGCTTGGATTTTTTGATAGATCAATTGATAGTATAGTTATTGATGGTGCACGTGGATGGAATATAGACAACGCTATAAGAATGACTTATAACCCAATTTTAAGATATTTTGTTGGTCAGTCTGATTTTAAAAAGGCACCTGGTGCAGAACTTGAATATAAATATGTCATTCTATGGGATTCATCAAGAATCGATCCTGAAAGTGAAAATTATATTCCTGGATTAGATTTACTTCAATATTGGGAAGAACCCGCTGTTACAGGGACAGGCAACAGGTATTATACTTATACCTCTGACGTAGATCAAAGCGTCCCAGGTGATTATGACTTTGAATATAATTTCTTTAACGGTTTACCGCCTGAAGGTGTAATTAAGGAACCTATTGATATAACCTTCAATGTAGACATGACACCGGCAACCAGTGAAGAAACAAATCCTGCCAATCCCCTGTTTAGACCTGGGACAGATACCGTATGGGTAACATTTACAGGTTGTCTCATGCCGTTAACTCAGGGTTTATCTATATACGGTTCAAGAATACAGCTCAACGATACAGATGGTGATCTAATATATTCGGGAACTATGCATCTTGAACCACCTACTACATTTGAAGTGAGTTTTCATATACAATATTCAAGCGAGAGTGGAGTTATAGAAAATGGAGGAGGATTCACTCTTGGTAGAGCTTATTGCCAATATATTAGACCAGTAGCTGTTGCTGAAGATACAGTTGTCTGGCCAGATACTTATTCCTTCCCCGTTATACAATGGAAGGATAGTGATCTACCTGTAGAAGAAGCTCCTGATCTCTGGACTCCATTTTCAATCGATTCTGACGATAATGCTGTTGCTGAAGCTTTCACTTTGAATTCAATTTACCCAAATCCATTCAATCCCTCTGCAAATATAGCTTTTGAATTGAGAAAAGAAGATAGAGTTAACATAATTGTTTATGATATAACGGGTAGAGTTGTGCGTAAATTAATTGATAATAGATTCTCTCCGGGTAGCTACGCTCTCAGATGGAATGGTAGAAATGATTCAGGTGTGCTGTTACCCTCGGGTATATATTTTGTAAAAATTTCTACGACGGGTAAGAGTATTGTTA
- a CDS encoding peptidylprolyl isomerase codes for MRILSIIIFVLITILVSTCGSKKEYLAKIEKIDKNFITIDQFVKRYKDILFNLSVSDNFELRRSLLNRMIDELILIEESKRIGLNSDSLSKIEIKKIEEQTLVDLYMKKYIFPGIKISEEELKDFFVRINTRIRARHIFTPSLKEADSLYELIISGKSSFEEIARQTFNDPVLKSNGGDLGYFSIGEMDPWFEDAAFNSEIGKVTGPVKTAIGYSIIKVEDRITNPLLTENMYNKSRNKIYNYLLFRKKRMMLRIYSDSLLLVLNIKYNTRALDFLYNLIRSVALNGNFENRKPLTSEYPLIAWENKLSHEEKRLTLLWSKLGKRDIRWFFERVGSIGDKQKRWIKTKENLMEFINGLIIREFLIKEAIRLKIDNTKIYRNMVKERVENYLLERMKDHLLVSNPIPEDTLKVFYKRNKELFIKPPAISLSKITLVDRVSANIVKNMLESGGDFEELAKKYSEDRVSGVNGGYIGIFRYNDLGKFADTLFSLNKGEWVGPFSIQGKYYFFRCNDKIPVKEANFKDVRDLVYKTMMPFWKERVIRNYLTLLKSDIELIINWERLKKININ; via the coding sequence ATGAGAATTTTATCAATTATCATATTTGTTCTAATAACCATTTTAGTCTCAACTTGTGGTAGTAAAAAAGAGTATTTAGCAAAGATAGAAAAAATAGATAAGAATTTTATCACTATAGACCAGTTTGTGAAAAGATACAAAGACATTTTATTTAATCTTTCAGTATCTGATAATTTTGAATTACGTAGGTCTTTGTTGAACAGAATGATAGATGAATTAATACTTATAGAAGAATCTAAAAGGATCGGGTTGAATTCAGACTCATTAAGTAAGATTGAGATTAAGAAGATTGAAGAACAAACACTGGTGGACCTGTATATGAAAAAATATATCTTTCCGGGAATAAAGATTTCTGAAGAAGAATTGAAAGATTTTTTTGTGAGAATAAATACGAGAATTAGAGCACGTCATATATTTACCCCTTCCTTGAAAGAAGCAGATTCATTGTATGAGTTAATAATAAGCGGCAAATCAAGCTTTGAAGAAATTGCCCGACAGACTTTTAATGATCCTGTTTTAAAATCTAATGGTGGCGATTTAGGTTATTTTTCCATAGGTGAGATGGATCCGTGGTTCGAAGATGCTGCATTTAACTCTGAAATTGGAAAGGTAACAGGACCTGTTAAAACCGCTATCGGTTACAGTATCATAAAAGTTGAGGATAGAATTACAAATCCACTTTTAACTGAGAATATGTATAATAAGAGTCGAAACAAGATTTATAATTATCTGTTATTTAGAAAAAAAAGGATGATGCTAAGGATTTACTCTGATTCATTACTTCTGGTTCTAAACATCAAATACAACACCAGAGCACTGGATTTTTTATATAATCTTATAAGAAGTGTGGCACTCAATGGTAATTTTGAAAATAGAAAGCCCCTTACATCAGAATACCCTCTTATTGCCTGGGAAAATAAACTCTCTCATGAAGAAAAGCGGCTAACACTACTTTGGAGTAAACTTGGAAAACGCGATATCAGGTGGTTTTTTGAAAGGGTGGGTAGTATCGGGGATAAACAGAAAAGATGGATTAAGACAAAAGAGAATCTCATGGAGTTTATTAACGGATTAATTATACGTGAGTTTTTAATAAAGGAAGCTATTAGATTGAAAATTGATAATACAAAGATATATCGTAATATGGTGAAAGAGCGGGTTGAAAACTATCTATTAGAAAGGATGAAGGATCATTTACTTGTATCTAATCCAATACCCGAAGATACGTTAAAGGTTTTTTATAAAAGAAATAAGGAACTTTTTATAAAACCACCTGCTATATCTCTTTCTAAAATAACTTTAGTAGATAGGGTTTCTGCAAATATAGTTAAAAATATGCTTGAATCTGGGGGAGATTTTGAAGAATTAGCAAAAAAGTATTCCGAGGATAGAGTTAGTGGTGTCAATGGAGGTTATATTGGTATTTTTAGATATAATGATCTTGGAAAGTTTGCTGATACTTTATTTTCTTTAAATAAAGGAGAATGGGTTGGACCTTTTTCAATACAGGGAAAATATTACTTTTTCAGGTGTAATGATAAAATTCCTGTAAAAGAAGCAAATTTTAAAGATGTTAGAGACTTGGTTTATAAAACCATGATGCCCTTCTGGAAGGAAAGGGTAATTAGAAATTACTTAACATTGCTAAAATCTGACATAGAACTGATAATCAATTGGGAGAGATTAAAAAAGATAAATATTAACTAA
- a CDS encoding TonB-dependent receptor, translated as MCFNDKASSFIKIFIVIFLISSFIGSLNAQTWGKISGFVRDAETGKPLPGANVIVDGTDLGAATDNEGRYIILRVPPGIYNVSVSFIGYKRAVMQNVRVYTDLTTEVNFNLEPGIVEGEKVYVIGMQPMVRKDLTSSEVRIQSDDISRIPANDIGRILDLQPGIVRDAGGNIHIRGGRSSEVAYFVNGVNVTDDYNRGQTVIVENESVKELQVISGAFNAEYGNAMGGIVNIVTKGGSNEYEGKVEIYAGDYVSNKDEIFYNISKINPFSINNVQLSLSGPIIRNKMTFYLNLRNLHNEGWLYGVYAYLPQGRVVIDDSLGIHAKGDSSPVAMNPQDRFSGHGAIEWKIGKSVVYKVDFIGNKYKSRWYNHQYRLNPKGLRGTKGFGFTTISKLTYLFSSKSFMDLIFSYKVDENKSMLYDDPYDSLYVHPDSLTAGAYEFFKAGTDLFRSTRKTESYIIKCDITSQITTRHQLKFGFEFQKDFINLDEYTLIPATDENGVQIEPFIPEIPEKSNPNRIILDRSPDRIAAYIQDKIEYEFMVINIGLRYEYFNSNGRIPVDPKDPNIYNPLRLEHIYKDLNGDDVIDLSEQVEDNKYTIGEREKFWYRKVKPKRLLSPRFGIAYPITDKGVIHFSYGIFEQIPDFFQLYYNDEMKLSEGQGIAGPFGNPDLNPQKTTMYEIGLRQEIYRNLVLDITGYYRDIRDWVSTSPPIPTYSAGVSYSKRINKDFAFVKGLSVNLNHKVIGNFGFNVNYTFQIAKGTNSSPEDEYLAITQGAEPKKQLAYLDWDQRHSLNWNIFYGARDYGVSISSNFFSGQPYTPEIVSGTLTGQNVIPGLSTNIRRKPFRIIFDLHAYRMIDLKIFNIEVFLQVFNLFDAKNPLQVWADSGKPNYTVYQNQAIESDPTWFIRPDFYSEPRRVQFGVKFYY; from the coding sequence ATGTGTTTTAACGATAAGGCTTCCAGTTTTATCAAAATTTTTATAGTAATATTTTTGATATCATCATTTATTGGAAGTTTAAATGCACAAACCTGGGGTAAAATTTCTGGTTTTGTCAGAGACGCTGAGACAGGTAAACCTCTGCCAGGTGCAAATGTAATAGTCGATGGCACAGATCTGGGTGCCGCAACAGATAACGAGGGTAGATACATCATTTTAAGAGTACCTCCAGGAATATATAATGTTTCAGTCTCTTTCATCGGATACAAAAGAGCTGTCATGCAAAATGTGAGAGTATATACGGATTTGACGACTGAAGTTAACTTTAATCTAGAACCGGGCATTGTTGAGGGTGAAAAGGTTTATGTGATTGGTATGCAGCCTATGGTAAGAAAAGATCTGACCTCATCTGAAGTTCGAATTCAATCTGATGATATATCTAGGATACCTGCAAACGATATCGGAAGAATACTTGATTTACAGCCGGGGATTGTTAGGGATGCTGGTGGAAACATACATATACGTGGTGGACGATCGTCAGAGGTAGCTTATTTTGTTAATGGTGTAAATGTTACTGATGATTATAATAGAGGACAGACTGTTATAGTGGAAAATGAATCTGTGAAAGAATTACAGGTAATAAGTGGAGCATTTAATGCCGAATACGGAAATGCCATGGGTGGAATAGTGAATATTGTTACAAAAGGTGGTAGTAATGAATATGAGGGAAAGGTTGAAATTTATGCCGGAGATTATGTAAGTAATAAAGATGAGATATTTTATAATATAAGCAAAATTAATCCCTTTTCTATAAATAATGTCCAGCTAAGCCTGAGCGGACCTATTATTAGGAATAAAATGACTTTCTATCTCAATTTAAGAAATCTCCATAATGAGGGATGGCTTTATGGTGTATATGCCTATTTACCTCAGGGAAGGGTGGTAATAGATGATTCTCTTGGTATACATGCGAAGGGTGATAGCAGCCCTGTTGCCATGAATCCACAGGATAGATTTAGTGGTCATGGGGCAATAGAATGGAAAATTGGGAAATCAGTAGTTTATAAGGTTGATTTTATTGGAAATAAGTATAAAAGCAGATGGTATAATCATCAATACAGATTAAATCCAAAAGGACTAAGAGGAACAAAAGGATTTGGATTTACAACAATTTCCAAACTGACATACCTTTTTTCTTCAAAGTCTTTTATGGACTTAATTTTTTCATATAAAGTCGATGAAAATAAATCCATGCTGTATGATGATCCTTATGATTCTCTATACGTTCATCCCGATTCGTTAACAGCAGGAGCTTATGAGTTTTTTAAAGCTGGAACAGATTTATTCAGATCAACAAGAAAAACGGAATCGTACATAATCAAATGCGATATTACAAGCCAGATAACTACCAGACATCAATTGAAATTTGGATTTGAATTTCAGAAAGATTTTATAAATCTTGATGAGTATACACTTATCCCTGCGACTGATGAAAATGGAGTTCAAATTGAACCATTTATTCCTGAGATACCGGAAAAGTCAAATCCGAATAGAATAATTCTGGACAGGAGTCCAGATAGGATAGCGGCTTATATACAGGACAAGATAGAATATGAATTTATGGTTATTAATATTGGATTAAGGTATGAGTACTTTAATTCCAATGGAAGAATTCCTGTGGATCCAAAGGATCCAAATATATACAATCCGCTCAGGCTGGAACATATATACAAAGATTTGAATGGTGATGATGTTATAGATCTTTCTGAACAGGTTGAAGATAATAAATACACAATAGGGGAACGAGAAAAATTCTGGTATAGGAAGGTTAAACCAAAGAGACTCTTAAGCCCACGTTTTGGTATCGCTTATCCTATTACGGATAAAGGGGTTATACATTTTTCATATGGTATTTTTGAACAGATCCCTGATTTCTTCCAGCTATATTATAACGATGAGATGAAACTAAGTGAGGGGCAGGGTATAGCGGGACCTTTTGGAAACCCTGATCTTAATCCGCAGAAAACGACGATGTACGAAATAGGACTCAGGCAGGAAATTTATAGAAATCTTGTACTGGATATTACCGGTTATTATAGAGACATTCGTGATTGGGTTTCGACCAGTCCTCCCATACCAACCTATTCAGCTGGCGTATCCTACTCTAAACGAATTAATAAGGATTTTGCCTTTGTGAAAGGGCTCTCCGTAAATTTGAACCATAAAGTTATAGGTAATTTCGGTTTTAACGTTAACTATACTTTTCAAATAGCGAAAGGAACAAATTCCAGTCCGGAAGATGAATATCTAGCGATTACACAGGGAGCTGAACCAAAGAAACAACTTGCATATCTGGATTGGGATCAAAGACATTCCTTGAATTGGAATATTTTTTATGGAGCCAGAGATTATGGTGTAAGTATATCTTCTAACTTTTTCTCTGGACAGCCGTATACGCCAGAAATAGTCTCTGGCACGCTCACAGGGCAGAATGTTATACCAGGTCTTTCAACAAATATCAGACGGAAACCATTCAGGATAATTTTTGATCTACATGCATACAGAATGATCGACTTAAAAATTTTCAATATTGAAGTATTTTTACAGGTATTCAACCTATTTGATGCTAAAAATCCTCTTCAGGTATGGGCTGATTCTGGAAAACCAAATTATACGGTTTATCAAAATCAAGCTATTGAGTCTGATCCTACTTGGTTTATAAGACCTGATTTTTATTCAGAACCAAGGAGGGTTCAATTTGGAGTTAAATTCTATTATTAA
- a CDS encoding PorV/PorQ family protein has translation MIKGRILTLFIITALCVQSIFSVEVKKIGTVSAAFLNIPVGTRAISMGGAFVSVADDGSAIYWNPGSIANFSSKSLYFYHSPWLSILDFSYASAIVPLGRYGVIGLNGTVLRSGDIEITTYNNQWGTGETYSATFSSAGFAYAMRLTDRFSIGANIKYISERIYNCSASNIAIDLGTLFETPFDGIILGVSITNIGTAMRITGEDLNTFVDVAPTIEGNNDNIVAELKTDYFDLPTTMKIGISWQKILFGSNRFQVAIEGVNPNFNSQYLNVGIGFYLFNGIINLSAGNNELFLENSEKGRAVGINIDLTGLSRYGIKIGYSFQYMKHLPDVEGLSIEFLIK, from the coding sequence ATGATAAAAGGTAGAATCCTAACATTATTTATTATCACAGCGCTTTGTGTACAGAGTATATTTTCGGTAGAGGTAAAAAAGATAGGAACAGTATCTGCTGCATTCTTAAATATACCAGTGGGTACACGGGCTATATCGATGGGAGGAGCATTTGTTTCTGTTGCTGACGATGGCTCAGCAATATACTGGAATCCAGGAAGTATAGCCAATTTTAGTAGTAAGTCTCTTTATTTCTACCATTCCCCATGGTTATCTATTCTTGATTTTAGTTATGCAAGTGCGATTGTACCTCTTGGACGTTATGGAGTTATAGGTTTGAATGGAACAGTGTTGAGATCCGGAGATATCGAGATTACAACTTATAATAACCAATGGGGAACTGGTGAAACCTATTCTGCTACCTTTTCTTCAGCTGGATTCGCTTATGCGATGAGACTGACTGATAGATTTTCCATTGGTGCGAATATCAAATATATTAGTGAAAGGATATATAATTGTTCTGCCTCAAATATAGCAATTGATTTAGGCACGTTGTTTGAGACACCATTTGATGGGATAATACTCGGTGTAAGTATTACAAATATTGGTACAGCAATGAGAATCACAGGGGAAGACCTCAATACATTTGTTGATGTAGCACCGACAATTGAGGGTAACAATGATAATATCGTGGCAGAGTTAAAGACGGATTATTTTGACTTACCAACGACGATGAAGATAGGTATTTCATGGCAAAAGATTTTATTTGGTTCAAACAGATTTCAGGTTGCCATTGAAGGGGTTAATCCAAATTTTAATTCCCAATATCTAAATGTAGGTATAGGATTTTACTTGTTCAATGGTATCATAAACTTGAGTGCAGGTAATAATGAATTATTTTTGGAGAATAGTGAAAAGGGCAGGGCAGTAGGAATAAATATAGATTTAACTGGATTGAGTCGATATGGGATAAAGATTGGATATTCATTCCAATATATGAAACATTTACCAGATGTCGAGGGATTATCCATAGAATTTTTAATTAAGTAG